Genomic segment of Lentisphaera araneosa HTCC2155:
TACAGTGATTTTGTACGGATAGGTTCAAAAGCCACAGATAAAGACTTATCAAATAGAATCCTTGATGGGGTTAGTGCGGACATGAGTTTTGAAAAACGTTTTCTTAGTTTGCTTGAGTTGTCTAATAAGTATAAACAAAAGCTTAAAGAATATCTTGATAATTTTAAATATAAACAATATGAAAATTTATCTGTAATTGAAAGTGAAATCATTGCGTTATTTATAAATCCTTGGGCTAAAGATCAAGATTTTAAAGACTTACTAGATTCAGAATGGTTTATGCAGGCAGTCTCAAGTGTTGAGATAGATGATAAAGGCAATGATTTTAAACAGATAGAATTAACTAGAAGTGATTATGCGTTAAAATCAAAAGAAGATATTATTGCGTATTATGAAAACGTTGTATGTGGTGTTTATTCGCTCAGTAATGGTCAAAGGTTATCTCGTGGTACAGGAACGATAATTTCTTCTGATGGATACGTGTTGACATGTGCACATACTTTCGTAGGGCCGGAAACTGAAGTGGAACTTTTTAAAGGCGCTTCAAAGGGTGTTTATAAGGCTGAAATAGTTAGCGTTAATGACTTGTATGATATCGCAATTTTGAAAATCAAAGACTTTTCTACGGATAAATGGGCTAATATAGATTTTGATCCTATGAATAAGAAAGGTGATCAAGTTTATTGTATAAGTAATCCAGAACTCTATTCAAAAGGGACAAGTCAACTAGCGTACTCAGGGGGGGTCATAAGTAACCCTGGTCATGTGTTTAATAATATAAAGTATTTAAATATTGATATAAACATTAGTAGCGGTTCTAGTGGTGGGCCAATTATAAATGAAGAGGGAGAAATCGTGGGTATTGTAGAAGCAGTAATAAAAGAAGGACTACGAAGTTCTACGTCATCATCAGGGAATAATTGCTTGGCATTACCCTCGTCCGATTTTACATCTTATATCAATTTAAAAGGGAAGAAATGAACTAAGAATATTTCCCCATTTAAATACTCATTACCACCATCCTATCAGGATATGTAATATATGAGATAAATGCTTTATAAAGATGAGCTCGTCTGAGACGTTTTTAAAATAAAAATAATCTGTCTGAGACGCGATAAAAATAATAAGTCTAAGTTGTGTTGTTTACCTTGATCGCTTAAGATATGTAAAGGTTTTTATTTAAATGGAAGAATACAATGATTTATACCAATTCATACGATCTAATTAAGGAACTCTATAGAAGAGAATTACTAAAAGGAATGAGAATAGGTATAAGAGGAGAATTGTCTTTAGACTCAAAAATCACTGATTCGAATTTATTACAGCTATTAAATGAAGTTTGGGTGGCTTGGGCTGGGAGTTCAGAAGGCGATGAAGTAAATGGCCTTCACCAAGGCTATTATAATTTATATTTAGATCATAAAGGAGACGTTTCTTTAGGGATAACAATTGACGAAGACCTTAAAGATTTTCATGGAGATATTTTTAACCATGAAAAAATATTAACTCTTATAAAAGAAGGTTTGAAACTGGAATGCATCAATCCTAATGAAGATTTATATAGTCAAATGGGCGTAGATTTAGAGTTGAGGTATGACTCTAATCAATTGGATGATAACCTTGAAAATCTAAGCGTTTACAGCGCAGATGATAAGCAATTAAGTGTAGAACTTAAAGAGAAAGAGCAACATTTGGAAGAGGCTAAGCTTAAGGCGAGGATAATTGATTATCTCGTTGAGACATCCTGTGAGCACTGTGGTTCATATGATCGTTTGTACATTAATATTGAAGGTGGTGGAACTTGGCAGTATCAAGGCCTAGGTTATGAGGGAAGAGGCAATATAAAAGACTTTATGAAAGCTTACGAAATCGATTTTGAATGGAAAGGTAATAAATGAAATATCAATTCCTTTTATTTAGTATCTGTATTATTCTTCAATCTTGTAGAACTATGGCACCAGATGGTACTGTTGATGCGTTACCAAAAAGTGTAGCAGAAGTTGATTTTGATAATTCAAAAACTGACAAAAAAAAAGGCTCGGAGTTTAAGCTGTCAACAGATTTCATGGGTAAGGGGTCGTTATCGAGTTGGTGGGCGCTTCGATTTGGTGTTGAAAAGGCAGGTTTGAAAGTAATAACTGATGATTTCAAAAATGGTACAATTATCGGTTCTAACGGTAAAACAGTAGCGGGAGTGTATTTTAAGCAAGGTCCCGATTTGAATACGCGTGTCGCTATGATAGTGGATGGTTATAAGTCTAGAAAAATGTGTGATAATATACTTAAAGAAGCTCGGTCTTTTATGTACCGAAACACTAAAGGTAGAGTTGATTCTGATGTATACAAACCAGCTCCTCGTATTACAGATAACCATATTTTTCGCAATAAAGCGATAAGTTATAATAAACTGACACAGTCTTTTGAAATAAAAGGTTCCAGTTCAAATGGCTATGTGGATCTTAGTGCTAAGTATAAGAAGTATTCAAAGATTCTGGAAGTCACAGGAACTGTTGGTGCAAGTTACATTTCACTTGATTGTAAAAATTCTGAATTTTCAAAGACAATTAACATTAATGGTGATTGTGGTAACTTTGGTTATGCAGATCTTCAAATAAAACCGAGGATTCTAAATGATAAGTTCAATCTTAGTGGCAGTGTAGGTGATTCTCATGTAGATCTATACATAAAGAGCCATGAAAAGAATAGCTGGATTTACAATACTCTTCTTTTTATGCCTCAATTGTTTGGAATTGAGTGATCATCTTTGAAACCAGAAATAAACAGATTATTTAAGAGTGTAGAGAAGCTTTATCAAAAGGGTCTATAAGTGAAAAATTTAATCTAACTCACTACCAAGACCTAGCCAATCATTTAGTTACTTGGAACCTAGAGTTACTCGGAGGAACGTGGCAGTTAGAAGCCATGGAAGATTTCTATTGTGATGAAGTTTTTATGACTTGGATACAGGGTCATAGACATAATATGTCCTAGTGTATTGTGCTTGATATAGAGATGACAAATAAATAAGGCATCCGAGAAGTAAAGAAAGGAGAAGAAATGGAAGATCAACAAATCAAAAAAGCTTTAAAGGTTATCCGTAAGTATAGCAAAGCAATTAAGAAAAAGCCAGCATTTGAATTAGCACAAGAATGGAAGCTTCCATATGATAAGCACACTATAAAAGACTCAATTAAACTGATTATTAAATGTAGAAAGGTTCCTGAGATGGATGATTTTTTGAAGTCGGGGTATATCATGCTTTCTGAGTGGCAAGATATTTTTACACCCATTGGCTTTGGTGATTCAAATACAGTAAGAGCAGCTATGTCAATAATTGAAAAAGGTATGCAATCTAGAGTCAATAGCGAAAGAGAAAAGTTATATCAAGAGATTACTGATTTCGTAAATGAAGTTAATAAAGGCTGTCGGGAGAAATGATGAATGTGCCTGCCGTGGAGAAAGCTAACGTTAAGAACAACAGTTTAAATGAGAAATGATGGATCATTAAAGTTGTTTATATAATAATTACTTATGTTTACATGAGACAAAAAATATCCTTTGTTAAAGGCTATGCTTAATCTGTTTGAAAACAATCTATTTTTTATATGTGGAGTAGCTAATAGAGTAGGGGAGATTAGAGTTATTAAGGTTTAAATATGATATGAAATATGCTTTAGACAGAAGAGGGCAGGAAATTAGTGCGGACGATGGAGTTGACGGTACTAATTATACTTGCCCTGTGTGTTCAGAACGAACCGCCTTTCAAACGAACAAGTTTGGGACTCACTACTTTAAACATTGGCCAGGTAGTAACAGCGAAGACTGTGAAAATTATCGCGGAGGTCAAGTTTATTATAGTGACCGTAGTAAGGAAGTGAATAGGTGGTTAGGACTGGATAAACTGCTTGAAGACATACCTGAAGATTTATTAATTGATAATGGATCTATAGATGAAACGGATGAGTTCCTTAGTTGGTTGGACGCGGTTTTTCCTGGGAAAGATGTAGTTGATTTTGCCTGGGAGATGAAGATCGAAGAATTTATTTCACAATGTTTAACTACGAATCAACCTGATCCTGAATTAAATGTATTGAATCATACCGACCTAAGCTTTACTGAGAAATCAAAGTTACTGTGGAGGCTAGCGCATTATCTTGGGATCGTACATCACTATCATTTAAAGGGAGTGGAAGTCCCAGATAAACATCGATTAGTTGCCGAGAAGTTTAAAACGAGTGCAGTCCTTATTAAGAAAGCGTATACTTCTAAGAAATATGATCAGCTCATTTTTGAAATTAAGGAAGAACCATTGCGTTTGGAATGTGCCGCTGATATCTCAGGTGAAATACAAAAAATATGTTTTCCTGAGCTAATGCAGACTGGGTGCGGCAATATAGACCCAGTTATAAAAAATAGAATAATTAATGAGGGTATCCTTCTTTGTAAGTTAGAAGATGAATCTACTTACATAAGTAGAAGGCATGTAGAAATTGGAGATGAAGTCCTACTATTAGGTAATGATTCAGGAAGACTTGAAAATTATATCAAAAATATTCTTAGAGAAGAACTTAGTTGTTTAAACATAGACGGAATTAGTCCAGGGTGGAAGATCTATCAATTTCAGGTTCCTGAAAGATATAATGAGTTGATGCCTAGTTGGATTCGTTATAAAACGCTTTGTCTTGAAGGAGGATTAAAAATAGCGGGTTCGAAGTATTTAAAAGGGGCCGTGCCAAACATTTTATTAAGAACAAAAATAACTGATCTTAATAAATTCACACTAAAATGTGATGGAGATCAAATTGATTTCGTGAGTCAAGAATTGGAATCAGGACTAATTCGAATTCAAAGTAAACTAGAGTGGAATGAAGGGCAATATTTAGGCTGTTTTAGTGTCGATAAAAAAGAAATCAAGTTTGAAGTCGTTAACCCTCCGATGGTCTCAATAGCTTATGACGAACAAAGTAAGGGAGGCTGGGGATTTACAAAAAATATGTGGCCAGAACTTAGACGTCAGTCAATAGATACTGACGTAGTTCATTTGCGTGGTCCCATTCAAATGGGTGAATTTACAAAAGGTTCATCAAATACTAGCCGTGAACAATGGTTTAAGTTGATTAGAAATAAGAAAGAAAGCAGTAAGATATCGAACCCACGCTTACGGTTAGTTACGAACAGAAAAGTTTTTAAGGAGAAGAGTTAGTCTATGGAGTACTATTTAGGGAAGTTAGAGATAAAAAGCTATAAAAATAATCAAGGATATATCACGGTTATTAATAGCTTAAAGCTGATTGATGGTGTTTGGACAATTAATCAATTTGGGGATTTAAGCAAGTTTGGTTATCGCAAACGAGTATTCGTCCTAAATCACAAAGATCTCACTTTAGAGGATCAATGTTATGTACGTTTTACTTGTGAAGCAAACCCAACTTATGATGGTGATCCCCAGTTGGATGAATATATGGTGAAACCCGATGATCATAATTACAATCACACACTTGAGCGTCAACCTTTATTAAGGTTAATCTCCGAATCTGATTTAGATGGTCACTGGCTGAGTAAAGCTAAGTTCACAAAAGATTTGAATACTACTTCACAAAAAGTACTCTTAAAGTTAAAAATTGACCATAAAGATTGTGTTGTTGAAGGATTGACACTTAAAAATGAGTCAGGTGAAGTTCGCTTGTGTCCACCCAGTAATAAAAGCGTTGTCAACTGTTGGAAAATGTCAGATATAGATCAAAGTCTGATTCTGAATATGGGGTATGCCAGTTATTTATTAGCTGAGCCAGATCATGGTCTGATTCACAAAGAAATTGATGTTCAAACCGAAGCACAGTTAAGTAATTGGTTTAAAAAGCAACTAAAAGAACTAACGGTATTTAACTCTTTAAATGCTAAAGAACAGACTGAATTTTCGAAGATTTTGAAAACTCTTATAAAAGACAAAGAGTTTCGTGGCAATAAGCGTAATGTAGAACAGCAAAGATGGTCAAGAGTCGTTGAGGATTTAAAAGTTTATCAGTTCTCTATTAATGAAATAAAATCACTTGTGAAGTTGCCGCAATGGCAAAAAGCTTTTTCTAGTTCGATAGAAGCCAATGTGAGTTCTTTTAAGGAAGAGATTCATAGTCAACTTAAGGGGCTTGAAGATGAATTAGTAAATAAACAAGAGGAATATAAAGAGTTCGAAAAATCATTTGATTCTAGTAAGAAAAATCGTGAAGCCGATCTTGATAAAGCAATACATTCAAAGAAGTTGATTTTTGAAAAAGAAGAAAAGGCTCGCTTAAAACAGATTTCAGTTCTTGAGAAAGATCTGAAAGAACTTGAAGACGATTTGCTGAAACGAGAGACTCAATTAGTCACTTATCAAAAAAGATTTGATAGCGCAAGTGAGCGATTTAAATCCACTCGCCAAGAATTAGTCGAGGATTTATCTCTTTTTCAAAATGTTCTTGGTTTCGAAGCTCATAAGGCAAGAGTAAATGAATTTAATGACGATACAGAAATTGTTCAATTACCATTATTAGAGGTCGAAGATACTAAGCATGAAGTGATGGTTGATCGTCTCAAAGAAGAGTTTTCAATTTGGCTTCCTAATACCCCAAAAGGATACAGTAAGTTACTCTATTTGGCAATTGGAGGAAGCAAGGCGATAATTGTACCAGATGAAACGTACTCGTGTGCATTTCAGGCAGGACAAGGAGAGCGTTGTCGTTTGAGCTTCATAGTGGTGGATCCATCATGGACGCGGTTTAAAGAAGCGTGGGAAGAAATGTCGATTGTTTGGAGCCATGCCTTAAATAATCCTACATATCAATTTTTACTCCATATACAAGATTTTGATATGGCACTCGCCGAAGTTTGGGCACGTCCACTATTAAATATATTGGCAGGTTTTTCTCAGAAATTACAGGTCGGTCCCGACTGTTTTTCTTGGCCGGATAATTTAAAATTAATTATATCTCCTTCAATTGATAAGGAAAATAGTTTTGGGCTGAGTCCAGAAGTTTGTGCTCATTTTACGGCAATAAATCCTAATGCTGAAGGTGAAGAGATAGGGGATTGGCCGAACGCAAAGCTGAGTAAATCTTTTAGTGAAGCTAGGTTTCGGTTAAATGAATTTGCATTGGAAATGGGAGAAGATGTTGAGCGTACAGAGAACTACGTCCAAAAATTGAAATACATATATCCCATGAGTTTTGTAAATGACCTGCGTGATGAGTGATAATAGTTTACATGATACCTTTTTACATTGGCTAACAATTGCAAAAGCAAGGGAGTCATTTAGTGAAAGTACAGTTATAAGTAATTTTAAAAAATTACTTATTTCTAGAGTGAAGACTGATGAAGAAAATAATCAGTATATTCGCTATAATCTTTTAGACCCTATGTTACGTCAGGGGCATATAGAATGGATAGATGAAGGTAGGTATTGCTTAGTCCCTCCAGTTCGCTTAAAGGTTGCTGATGGCTTAGATAAAAGAAAGTCATTTTTTTATGGAGCAAGAAGCGCGCGGTGCCAGGAGGAGATGCCGGGACTAGAAATTATTGAACAGGAATTTGGGTGTGATGTATGGTGTCACACTGATGAGAATTACAATGATTACATAGAGGCAACATTTCAAAAGCAAGAGATTCACATAGGTGAGATCCTAAAGAATATTCCTAGTGTAGTCCAGGCAATGAACGCTTTTGATGAAGGTTGTGATAGAGCGGAGATGAAAGAAAGGCAGCAGGTAATCCCCCGAATCTCATGTGGTAAACCTTTCACTACTTGGGAGCAATGGAACGAAAATGCAGTTGATAAGATTATACGCTACCGGAACCTTCCACCGCATAGATCGCCATGGCTATTAAGTTATAATGGAAAAGTTAAGCAATTGAATACCGTTGAAAAAAGTTATGTTGCTATGTGGGTATTGATATCACAACTGAGTGTGATAGAGCTAGTCTACGATACCGGAAACAAAAGGCTAAAGATTCCAAGAAGTAAGTTATTGTTTCTCCCTAGAGTTTTAGAACGTTTATTAATTTGGTATAGTGGTTTTCTAGGAAAAAGAGACCAAAGTCACATCGTTTTTGAACAAATACCGAAGCATGCGGCGAGGGAAGTAGCAAGGATTTTAAATTTAAAACTAAGAGTGATCAAATGAATGACGCAGTGACGATTGCAAATAATCTAAAAGATATGTATTTAAGATTTTTAGACAGTGCGATGCCTTTACGCTATGAAGAATTGATGGCAGAAAGAAGAGCTCTGTTAAGTGAGAAAGGCATGATCAGTCAAGATCCTTTATTTGAAGCTGTGCCACGTTATGAAGAATATAAAACACTATATGAAGCAAGTAAGGACTTAGATCTGGACAAGGATTTTGCCTCTTTCGTAGAGACTGGTCTATTTACAAAAATACATGGTCAATCAATGAAGATGTATAAACATCAGTTTCAGAGTTTGAAAGCAGTATGTAAATCAAACAAAAATTTGATTGTGACAACGGGTACAGGTTCTGGTAAGACGGAGTGTTTTTTGCTGCCCATGATCCATAACATAATAAAAGAATCACGAACATGGGGAGAAGACAAGCCCAAAGCAGTCAGAGCTCTGTTGTTATATCCGTTGAATGCATTGGCAGAGGATCAAATGATCCGTTTACGAAAAAGTTTAGATGGCGTAAGTACGGAGGAGAATGAGGGGCCTAGAAAATGGCTAGATGAACATAGAAATGGTCATCGAATAACATTTGGCCGTTATACAGGAAAAACGCCAATTTCAGGGGTCCGAAGTAGTAGTGCAGAGCAAAAACTTAAGAATGAAAAGTGGGCAATGGAGAGGATCTACAAAGAGGTCAAAGATAATGAAGATTTACGTTATTTTTATAAGAGCTTTGATGAAGACTCTGCGGAAGTCTGGGATCGCTGGTCAATGCAAGAAGAGCCCCCAGACTTGTTGATCACTAATTATTCGATGCTTAACATTATGCTTATGCGTAGTCTAGAAGAAAATATTTTTGAACAAACTCGTAAATGGTTAGCGGATGATCCATGGTTAAAGGGGGAAGCAAATGAACCGACAAGAATTTTTCACTTTATTGTAGATGAACTACATACATATAGAGGAACATCAGGAACGGAAGTCGCTTATTTAGTACGCTTGATGCTAAATAGGTTGGGCCTCAATGCAGATTCACCTCAATTACGTTTTTTAGCGTCGAGTGCATCGTTGCCTAGCTCAGCTGAAACGCGTAAATATATATTAGAGTTTTTAGGTTCGTCTGATGATTTCAAAGATGACGAAACATTTAATAAAAAATATTCAATTATAGAAGGTTCTCCCTTACGGTACATACCAAGTCATGAAAAAATATTTAAAAACAAGCAAAAAGTTTTTAGTGATTTTTTTGAAAGTTGGAAGAGGGCTCCTAAGGGGAAAAAGCAGGGGCCAGTCTATGAATTGGCTCAACATTTAAGAGTAGATTTAAAAGGCGAAGAGGAAGTAAAAGCATCTTTGGGGATTATTTGTCAGGAAGCTGAGATTATAAAGTCCTATCACGAAAATATTCCCCAACAGGCTGAAAGTTTAGAAGATATATCTCAGCGAGTTTTTGGAGTAGTGGATCAAATCGCAACACAAGGGCTTATAACAATACTAACTGAATCTAGAGTTAGCAATCTTCCAGGTGCCGCGGCACCACAACCTCTTAGGATGCATGCATTTTTTCGTAATACACTCGGCTTATGGGCATGTTCTAATAAAAACTGCACTGAGGTAAGTGACCCCGATGGTACAAGGAACCTACCTGTAGGTAAACTTTATACCCAACCCAAATTGGTCTGTAATTGTGGAGCACGAGTTTTAGATTTACTACTATGTAAAAGTTGTGGAGATATTTTTTTGGGAGGCTACCGATCAAAACTCAATGAGAAGAAAGTTGAGTATTTAGTTCACGGCCAACCAAATTTAGAACAAATACCGGCAACTATGACGGCAAAAGAATTGTATGGCGAATATGCAGTTTTATGGTTGGGGAAACCGGGTGAAAATAAACCCATTGATAACGCTTGGACGGAGACTTCAGGTGAAGTTAATAAATTAAATTGTACATGGAAAGAGGCGAATTACAATGCATTTAAAGGCAGGGTAGAGCCAGGAAAGATTGGAGCTAATTCTTATTTGTTTTCGATTACATCAAACAAAACAAAAAAATATGATTATAACTGTCAGGCTATGCCTAATAAATGTCCGCAATGTGATAGTGATGGACGTCGAAAGGATGGTAAGAGTTTCCCTCCAGTAGGTCTGCATCGTACGGCAGTACAAAGAGTGAATCAACTTTTGTTGGATGCGTTATTTAGAGAGTTCGATGATGAACAAGCAAAAAAATTAGTCGTGTTTACAGATAGCCGCCAAGATGCAGCTAAGCTTGCAGCGGGGATTGAATTAGATCATTATCGCGACTTGGTTCGCCAATCACTTATGCAGGGTTTTGATAAACTAGGAGGGGATAAAGGTATAGCATTAAAATATCTGGAAGCAGGAAGTCCTAAAGATTTTACCGAAGAAGAAAAAGAACAATTCAAAGATTTTCGAGCCAGAGATAGCAAGCTGTTTAATGCGATACGAGATTTTTTAGATGAGATGGCTTCGGAAGAAGAATTGAAACAGATTGAGCAACTAAAAGATAAAAAAAGTGGCCCATACCCTATGGGGCGAGTAACGAATTTAGTATGGGAAGATTTACTGAGTTTAGGAGTTAACCCAGCAGGTCCTAATCCAAGTAGGCAAACTAAAAAAGTAAAGTTAGATGCAGACGGAGGCTATGTAACGACGAGTTGGCGAGAACTGATTGATTGGGAAGGACGTAAACCTGAAAATAAAGATGCATTTGATTTATTACCACAGGCCAAGACTCTTAAAAATGAATTGGACCAAGCTGCGGCAGATGAGTGTGTGTTCACCATGTTTGCACATAAAAGAAAGAGTGTAGAGGCACTGGCTTTGGGGACTTTAACGTTCAAACCGAGCGATATAGAGTTTGATACAGATGGACTATTGTCATGGAAAGAGTTTTCAAATATAGCTAATATTGTGATCAGAGTTTTAGGCGAGAAGCGCAGGATTAGTGGTAATAATTATTTTAATAATGCTTCACTCCCTAAGGAACTAAAGAGTTTACTTAAGAAAAAGTTTCCAGGTGATGAAAACAGTATACTGAATTTACTTAAGGATTTTTTACTTAGTAAAGGCGTTTTAGAGTCTGAGGAAAATCTTGTTATCAAACCTTCTGGTCTATGGTTTTCTCCTTGTAAAATGGGAGATAAAATTTGGAGGTGTAAGCAATGTTCAAGTGTACACCTTAATAATGAAATACATTTATGTTGGAATTGTCGATCCCCTCTAGATCCTAAAGATTTTAGATTAAAATCGAATTCAGATTCTGAGCAGGATTATTATGCATATCTAGCATCATCCAAAGCTGAAACTTTTAGATTACATTGCGAAGAGTTGACGGGTCAAACATCCCATGAAAATGCAGTTAAACGCCAGCGCTTATTTCAGGATATAATATCAGGTGATAAGGAAGTGTCTTTAATTGATTGCATTGACGTATTGAGTGTGACAACGACAATGGAAGCAGGTGTTGATATAGGTTCCTTAATGGCAGTAATGATGGGTAATGTTCCTCCGAAACGTTTTAACTATCAACAGAGAGTTGGCCGTGCGGGTAGACGGGGTGCGGGGCTTTCAATTGCGTTGACTGTTGCACGAGGCAGAAGTCATGATGAAACTCACTTTTGTGATCCTCAGAGAATGATTTCTTCTAATCCTACACCTCCTTATTTAGACCTTAAACGACAAGCAGTTTTAAACAGAATGGTTAGTAAAGAGTTGCTTAGGCAGGCTTTTAGGGTATGTGGTGTGAAAGCTAAAGCTGATAGTGTGCATGGTGAATTTGGTGATTGTGAGACGTGGGCCATGAGCGAAAGACTTATAAAGTTATGGTTTACAAAAAATGATCAGGTCATTACAGATACCTGTGATTTTTTAACTTCATCGGAAGATATGAAAGAGGAAGCAATTCGATACGCCAAGGAGGAACTGTTAGTATCGGTAGATAAGATTTCCAAAGACACTAAATACCATCAGAAATCCTTAAGTGAGCGGTTAGCTAATGCGGGTGTCTTGCCCATGTTTGGTTTTCCGACACGCTCTAGAAATCTATATAGTAACATCCCCAAATCTAGAAATAGTGAAAATGTGATTAACCGTGATTTAGATATAGCGATAAGTCAATTTGCTCCAGGGGCAGAGTCTGTAAAGGATAAAGCCGTTATCACAAGCGTAGGGATTGTCGATTATGTGTACGAAAAAGGTAGAGCGAAAGAAGCCGATGGTCGAGGAGCCATACGGCAGCTTGGTTCATGTAAAAACTGCGGTGCTTTAATTTGTGATGATGTTCCAGAGAATAAATGTTCATTATGCGGTTCTGAATCAGATTATATGAAATTAACCACTTGGGAACCAAAGGGGTTTACAACAGAACATTACCAAGAAAAGGATTTTGAAGGTTCATTTGAATGGACTGCTAGAGCTTCAATGGCCAGATTGGCTAATGAACCGGTAATGTTTGAGCCGATAGAGGGGATTAACCTAGAGTGTTCTAACGAAGAAAAAATGATAACAAGCATCAATGATAATGATGGTAAGTTATTCCAATTTAATGAACATGAATCCAAACCTGGTTTATGGCTGGAATCGACCTGTCTACCATTTGAAGGGTGGTGGAAAGATCAATTAAATACAGATAGATGTGAAAAAGTAGGTTTATCTTCTTCCAAATATACAGATGTGTTATTATTGAGACTGAGTAAAGTGTCTCCGAATATAGACCTCAGCCCTTTCGGTGATAATTCGCTATACGCTAGGGCCGCCTATTACTCATGGGGAGGACTTATTCGCAAAGCAGCCTGCATATCATTAGATATCGAACCTGGTGAACTGGATATGAATATACGACCTGTAAAAGATGCTGAGAATGAATTTTGTGAAGTGTTTTTAGCTGATCACTTGGAAAATGGAGCGGGTTATTGTCGCTACCTACGCGATAATATGTATGAATCAATTATAAAATTATTAGATACTGATGGAGAACTGAATCTACACTTAAACGCTGAGGCTCACTCTACTTGTGATAGCTCTTGCTATGATTGTTTAAGAGATTATCACAATTCTGATTTTCACGCTATTTTAGATTGGCGCCTAGGTGTTGATTTGATGAATTTATGCAAAGATGCTACATATATGCCTTCATTAAAGAGCGGCCATTGGCAGAGTATAAAAGATATTGCTGTAAAAAGTTTATGCTCAATTAATAAATCCTTAGTTGTGAAACATGTATCTAATATTGATTGTATGTATGATGGGGAAAAGGTAGTGGCCGTACTAATTCACCCATTATGGGCGAGTAATCATGAAGGTTTAGTCGAACTAGCCATAGACTTAAATATCAATGTCGATGAATTACCAGTTTGTAATATTTTTGATGTTATGCGAAGACCAGGTTGGTGCTTATCTAAACTGAACTTGAGTTGATATTGAGTTTTTTAAATCCAATTAAATCCAAGAGTTTTTAATGAGGAATAAAGGGAGCATTTGTGAGTGATATAAATCAATATAAATCTGAGTGGCACGAAATTTGTCGAGACTATGAGATAGAAGAAAATTTGCGCATTCGTTTGCATAGATGTTTCTCTTGGGCCGCTAAGATTGATGAATACCGTGATGAGCAGCCCGACG
This window contains:
- a CDS encoding DEAD/DEAH box helicase; this translates as MNDAVTIANNLKDMYLRFLDSAMPLRYEELMAERRALLSEKGMISQDPLFEAVPRYEEYKTLYEASKDLDLDKDFASFVETGLFTKIHGQSMKMYKHQFQSLKAVCKSNKNLIVTTGTGSGKTECFLLPMIHNIIKESRTWGEDKPKAVRALLLYPLNALAEDQMIRLRKSLDGVSTEENEGPRKWLDEHRNGHRITFGRYTGKTPISGVRSSSAEQKLKNEKWAMERIYKEVKDNEDLRYFYKSFDEDSAEVWDRWSMQEEPPDLLITNYSMLNIMLMRSLEENIFEQTRKWLADDPWLKGEANEPTRIFHFIVDELHTYRGTSGTEVAYLVRLMLNRLGLNADSPQLRFLASSASLPSSAETRKYILEFLGSSDDFKDDETFNKKYSIIEGSPLRYIPSHEKIFKNKQKVFSDFFESWKRAPKGKKQGPVYELAQHLRVDLKGEEEVKASLGIICQEAEIIKSYHENIPQQAESLEDISQRVFGVVDQIATQGLITILTESRVSNLPGAAAPQPLRMHAFFRNTLGLWACSNKNCTEVSDPDGTRNLPVGKLYTQPKLVCNCGARVLDLLLCKSCGDIFLGGYRSKLNEKKVEYLVHGQPNLEQIPATMTAKELYGEYAVLWLGKPGENKPIDNAWTETSGEVNKLNCTWKEANYNAFKGRVEPGKIGANSYLFSITSNKTKKYDYNCQAMPNKCPQCDSDGRRKDGKSFPPVGLHRTAVQRVNQLLLDALFREFDDEQAKKLVVFTDSRQDAAKLAAGIELDHYRDLVRQSLMQGFDKLGGDKGIALKYLEAGSPKDFTEEEKEQFKDFRARDSKLFNAIRDFLDEMASEEELKQIEQLKDKKSGPYPMGRVTNLVWEDLLSLGVNPAGPNPSRQTKKVKLDADGGYVTTSWRELIDWEGRKPENKDAFDLLPQAKTLKNELDQAAADECVFTMFAHKRKSVEALALGTLTFKPSDIEFDTDGLLSWKEFSNIANIVIRVLGEKRRISGNNYFNNASLPKELKSLLKKKFPGDENSILNLLKDFLLSKGVLESEENLVIKPSGLWFSPCKMGDKIWRCKQCSSVHLNNEIHLCWNCRSPLDPKDFRLKSNSDSEQDYYAYLASSKAETFRLHCEELTGQTSHENAVKRQRLFQDIISGDKEVSLIDCIDVLSVTTTMEAGVDIGSLMAVMMGNVPPKRFNYQQRVGRAGRRGAGLSIALTVARGRSHDETHFCDPQRMISSNPTPPYLDLKRQAVLNRMVSKELLRQAFRVCGVKAKADSVHGEFGDCETWAMSERLIKLWFTKNDQVITDTCDFLTSSEDMKEEAIRYAKEELLVSVDKISKDTKYHQKSLSERLANAGVLPMFGFPTRSRNLYSNIPKSRNSENVINRDLDIAISQFAPGAESVKDKAVITSVGIVDYVYEKGRAKEADGRGAIRQLGSCKNCGALICDDVPENKCSLCGSESDYMKLTTWEPKGFTTEHYQEKDFEGSFEWTARASMARLANEPVMFEPIEGINLECSNEEKMITSINDNDGKLFQFNEHESKPGLWLESTCLPFEGWWKDQLNTDRCEKVGLSSSKYTDVLLLRLSKVSPNIDLSPFGDNSLYARAAYYSWGGLIRKAACISLDIEPGELDMNIRPVKDAENEFCEVFLADHLENGAGYCRYLRDNMYESIIKLLDTDGELNLHLNAEAHSTCDSSCYDCLRDYHNSDFHAILDWRLGVDLMNLCKDATYMPSLKSGHWQSIKDIAVKSLCSINKSLVVKHVSNIDCMYDGEKVVAVLIHPLWASNHEGLVELAIDLNINVDELPVCNIFDVMRRPGWCLSKLNLS